Proteins from a single region of Cryptococcus neoformans var. grubii H99 chromosome 5, complete sequence:
- a CDS encoding alpha-ketoglutarate-dependent taurine dioxygenase yields the protein MAPAATTTPGVSWEAKGFKAVDKTKTIRVQEDGLKYPEYYPYNDPNDKFPDPEPFDYHERALDADPSLPVFYNDHVTVEEITPFIGVKVTGLDLASLDKAGQDQLALLAARKGIVFFASNDKVKQTYRDTSMERKLEMARYYGQLHQHSVQPRPPTSTEISVVYQDQVNTVRKHWWPNRLTNAIWHIDQTQERQPPGITFFCCMQHDAPSGGDTLVGSLVEAYNRLSPKMKEFVCGLKAVHSSAVMAAKAARVGGASRRNEIESLHPLVTVHPATGSKSLYINPERMTYIEGLRNEESDNMLKFLSDHVKLGADFHARYKWSEGDVCVWDQRVIIHSAVLDNMTHRRHFIRITALSSVPIQATYDPKDEENDEEE from the exons ATGGCACCTGCTGCGACTACGACACCTGGAGTGAGCTGGGAGGCAAAGGGCTTCAAGGCAGTGGATAAGACCAAGACGATCCGAGTCCAGGAGGATGGTCTCAAGTATCCCGAGTACTATCCCTATAATGACCCCAACGACAAGTTTCCTGACCCAGAACCATTCGATTATCACGAGAGGGCGCTGGACGCCGACCCCTCCCTACCTGTATTCTACAACGACCATGTGACCGTTGAGGAG ATCACCCCGTTCATCGGTGTGAAAGTCACCGGACTGGACTTGGCTTCGCTTGACAAGGCTGGTCAAGACCAGCTCGCCCTGCTTGCCGCCAGGAAGGGTATCGTTTTCTTTGCGAGCAACGACAAGGTCAAGCAGACCTATCGCGACACGTCGATGGAGCGCAAACTCGAGATGGCTCGTTACTACGGTCAGCTCCACCAACACTCAGTACAGCCTCGTCCCCCTACATCGACCGAAATCTCGGTCGTGTACCAGGACCAGGTCAATACTGTTCGT AAACATTGGTGGCCTAACCGACTCACCAACGCCATCTGGCACATCGACCAGACCCAAGAGCGACAGCCACCAGGGatcaccttcttctgctgcaTGCAGCATGATGCACCTTCTGGCGGCGATACTCTTGTCGGGTCTCTGGTCGAGGCGTACAATCGACTTAGcccaaagatgaaggaatttGTTTGTGGTCTGAAAGCAGTCCACTCGTCTGCCGTTATGGCCGCTAAGGCAGCTCGTGTCGGAGGAGCTTCCCGACGTAACGAGATCGAGTCTTTGCACCCTCTGGTGACTGTACACCCT GCCACTGGCTCCAAATCGCTCTACATCAACCCGGAAAGGATGACCTACATCGAAGGCTTGCGCAACGAAGAGAGCGACAACATGCTTAAATTCCTTTCTGACCATGTCAAGCTAGGTGCGGATTTCCATGCTCGTTACAAATGGTCAGAGGGCGACGTCTGCGTCTGGGATCAG CGTGTGATCATCCATTCCGCTGTTCTAGACAACATGACGCACCGTCGTCACTTTATTCGTATCACCGCTCTGTCCTCAGTGCCTATTCAAGCCACATACGACCCTAAAGACGAGGAGaacgatgaggaagagtag